One part of the Solanum dulcamara chromosome 8, daSolDulc1.2, whole genome shotgun sequence genome encodes these proteins:
- the LOC129899580 gene encoding uncharacterized protein LOC129899580, whose translation MQASPAVSQSPSFTRTNNLAEIAARVVEEFTAENETDSEFSFKYENHENQVNKYDDDDSDFAFVTAGSDQFSPISADEIFYNGQIRPIFNRDLLLNDTGCNSEKVSTPRKSNRVSLRKLFIEDREIASSSSSSEVDDLEGITSGTYCVWRPKSAEESPSELCKKSNSTGSSTKRWRLRDFIHRSNSEGKETFVFLTNQFKKREDKTESTRIDSAKITGKVSAVEDFPALRCSENGKDKRKSYLPYRQDLVSFLGNVNASNRNLQHF comes from the coding sequence ATGCAAGCGAGTCCAGCAGTATCTCAGTCTCCTAGTTTCACTCGTACTAATAATCTCGCAGAAATTGCTGCTAGAGTTGTCGAAGAATTTACAGCTGAAAATGAAACAGACTCCGAATTTTCCTTCAAGTATGAGAACCATGAAAATCAAGTAAACAAATATGATGATGACGATTCTGATTTTGCTTTTGTGACGGCAGGATCTGATCAATTTTCACCTATTTCTGCTGATGAAATCTTCTACAACGGTCAGATCCGTCCAATTTTCAACAGAGATCTATTGTTAAATGACACCGGTTGTAATTCGGAGAAAGTTTCTACTCCGCGGAAATCAAATCGAGTTTCGTTAAGGAAGCTTTTTATCGAAGATCGTGAAATTGCGTCGTCGTCTTCCTCGTCGGAAGTCGACGACCTAGAAGGAATTACTTCAGGAACATACTGTGTGTGGAGGCCGAAATCGGCGGAAGAGTCTCCATCTGAATTGTGTAAGAAGAGCAACTCCACTGGCTCCTCCACTAAGCGGTGGAGGTTACGTGACTTCATTCACCGGAGTAACAGCGAGGGTAAGGAAACTTTCGTGTTTTTGACGAATCAGTTCAAAAAGAGAGAAGACAAAACAGAGAGTACGAGGATTGACTCTGCTAAGATTACCGGAAAAGTTTCCGCCGTTGAAGACTTTCCGGCATTGCGTTGCTCGGAAAACGGAAAAGATAAACGGAAGTCATACTTGCCGTACAGGCAAGATTTGGTAAGTTTTTTGGGTAATGTGAATGCGTCAAATCGGAATTTACAGCATTTCTGA